A genomic stretch from Kribbella amoyensis includes:
- a CDS encoding zinc metalloprotease — MRSFITRPRALAVLLAGTALVFSPLSGQATAKVPAEQLGNPCFTPENATSARGGQEADHRELSAAEQKAIDARTAEILKAKQARGLAPKAGTLAAASVPVYIHVMRSSSGAGDVTSSQITQQIAELNQNFAGGESSQAANTGFSFYLAGTYRYNNSTWHRDGQSTTYRAQTRKGGKNALNIWLVNFSYLGIATFPWDYASNPSIDGIRVQYSSLPGGSSTNYNLGKTATHEAGHWFGLYHTFQGGCTSTNDSVSDTPAQRSATSGCPTGRDSCSLPGLDPIRNYMDYSYDSCYNQFTPGQSTRISNMWTAYRA, encoded by the coding sequence ATGCGATCTTTCATCACCCGTCCTCGCGCCCTGGCCGTCCTGCTGGCCGGCACGGCGCTCGTGTTCAGCCCACTCAGTGGCCAGGCGACGGCCAAGGTGCCGGCCGAGCAGCTCGGCAATCCGTGTTTCACGCCGGAGAACGCCACCTCGGCCCGCGGCGGCCAGGAGGCCGACCACCGGGAGCTGAGCGCGGCCGAGCAGAAGGCGATCGACGCGCGGACCGCGGAGATCCTGAAGGCCAAGCAGGCGCGGGGTCTCGCGCCGAAGGCCGGGACGCTCGCCGCGGCGAGTGTGCCGGTCTACATCCACGTGATGCGGAGCAGCTCCGGCGCCGGTGACGTGACGAGCTCGCAGATCACCCAGCAGATCGCCGAGCTGAACCAGAACTTCGCCGGCGGCGAGTCCTCGCAGGCGGCGAACACCGGCTTCTCGTTCTACCTGGCCGGCACCTACCGGTACAACAACAGCACCTGGCACCGGGACGGCCAGAGCACCACGTACCGCGCGCAGACCCGCAAGGGTGGCAAGAACGCGCTGAACATCTGGCTGGTCAACTTCAGCTACCTCGGCATCGCCACGTTCCCGTGGGACTACGCGAGCAACCCGAGCATCGACGGGATCCGGGTGCAGTACAGCTCGTTGCCCGGTGGCTCGTCGACGAACTACAACCTCGGCAAGACGGCCACCCACGAGGCCGGGCACTGGTTCGGGCTCTACCACACGTTCCAGGGCGGGTGTACGAGCACGAACGACTCGGTGTCCGACACGCCCGCGCAGCGCAGTGCGACCAGCGGCTGCCCGACCGGACGGGACTCGTGTTCGCTGCCGGGGCTCGACCCGATCCGCAACTACATGGACTACTCCTACGACTCCTGCTACAACCAGTTCACGCCGGGCCAGAGCACCCGGATCAGCAACATGTGGACCGCGTACCGCGCCTGA
- a CDS encoding D-alanyl-D-alanine carboxypeptidase family protein has product MRALLAACATTALVVAGPLTASAADLGPQSPVGGARLTSAPTVVAEGATPPAVQASAFVLADLTTGSVLAAKAPHAKLRPASTLKTLTALVLLPRLNKSDVVVGTDKDAGIEGSKVGVYPGLRYSVDLLFQGMFLASGNDAVHALAVHDQGGVPGTIQRMNKLAADLGASDTHVTDPTGLDADGQLSSAYDLALFARAGLARPDFAKYASTKYTNFPLAQTGTYQVANQNKLLFNYDGALGVKTGYTTLARNTFIGAARRDGHTLAVTLMNSPHGITQDATNLLDWGFKNYSALTPVGTLVKPAAPVPATGKSRTTSKKAPIGSPIPQRSRTVLASGQAVQAIVFRVPVWAYAAPPILLLSLFLRRPRALRVHARRHRTRNARRH; this is encoded by the coding sequence ATGCGTGCGCTTCTAGCGGCCTGCGCCACCACCGCGTTGGTGGTGGCGGGTCCGCTCACCGCGAGCGCCGCCGATCTGGGCCCCCAGAGCCCGGTCGGCGGCGCCCGGCTGACGTCGGCGCCGACGGTGGTCGCGGAGGGCGCGACACCGCCGGCCGTGCAGGCGTCCGCGTTCGTGCTCGCCGACCTGACCACCGGGTCCGTCCTCGCCGCGAAGGCGCCGCACGCCAAGCTGCGCCCGGCCAGTACGCTCAAGACGCTCACCGCGCTCGTCCTGCTGCCCCGGCTGAACAAGAGCGACGTGGTCGTCGGCACCGACAAGGACGCCGGCATCGAGGGCAGCAAGGTCGGCGTGTACCCGGGCCTGCGGTACAGCGTGGACCTGCTCTTCCAGGGCATGTTCCTCGCCTCGGGGAACGACGCGGTGCACGCGCTGGCCGTGCACGACCAGGGCGGTGTCCCGGGGACGATCCAGCGGATGAACAAGCTCGCCGCGGATCTCGGGGCGTCCGACACCCACGTCACGGACCCGACCGGGCTCGACGCGGACGGGCAGCTGTCCAGCGCGTACGACCTGGCGTTGTTCGCCCGAGCGGGACTGGCCCGGCCGGACTTCGCGAAGTACGCGTCGACGAAGTACACGAACTTCCCGCTGGCGCAGACCGGTACCTACCAGGTCGCGAACCAGAACAAGCTGCTGTTCAACTACGACGGCGCGCTCGGCGTGAAGACCGGGTACACGACGCTGGCCCGCAACACGTTCATCGGCGCCGCCCGGCGGGACGGGCACACCCTGGCCGTCACGCTGATGAACTCACCACACGGCATCACCCAGGACGCCACCAACCTGCTCGACTGGGGCTTCAAGAACTACAGCGCGCTCACGCCGGTCGGGACCCTGGTCAAGCCGGCCGCTCCCGTGCCCGCGACGGGGAAGAGCCGCACCACGTCGAAGAAGGCACCGATCGGTTCACCGATCCCCCAGCGCAGCCGGACCGTGCTCGCCTCCGGCCAGGCCGTCCAGGCGATCGTGTTCCGCGTCCCGGTCTGGGCATACGCCGCGCCGCCGATTCTGCTGCTGAGCCTTTTCCTCCGCCGCCCCCGCGCTCTCCGCGTCCACGCCCGCCGCCACCGCACCCGCAACGCCCGCCGCCACTGA
- a CDS encoding YihY/virulence factor BrkB family protein: MGVVERGKAVWQRFSRSQVWRAWQRYGNRRGNRLAGATTFFGFLSMFPLIVLAAAVTGALLPDSAVDKLKEALKTNLPGIGDKINIDGLIANAGTIGFISAVSLLLTGLGWIDSLRASIRSMHELDDQPGNALKLKLTDLGALVGLGLIGLVATAASSILTGLSQQIVGWTGLEGTWLANWGLDSVSVIIGIASGAVLFVYMLSALPRIVLPRKVALIGALAGGVLFFAAQKLGNFYVSNVIGNNAAYGALALPLALLVWIYLMTRAIMLIAAWTKEATLDHRWHTGEAEEAARAAMPFETDSDAVGTWNVRRRPTGAVGTTAVPAGGPDEEGLLPGPPGKRFKVVPIPAKKADTVAVAAGALLGMTATAITVQLARAARSFRR; the protein is encoded by the coding sequence ATGGGCGTGGTGGAACGGGGCAAGGCGGTCTGGCAGCGGTTCAGCCGGTCGCAGGTGTGGCGGGCGTGGCAGCGGTACGGTAATCGGCGCGGTAACCGGCTGGCCGGCGCGACCACGTTCTTCGGCTTCCTGTCGATGTTCCCGCTGATCGTGCTGGCGGCGGCCGTCACCGGCGCGTTGCTGCCCGACTCGGCGGTCGACAAGCTCAAGGAAGCGCTGAAGACGAACCTGCCCGGCATCGGCGACAAGATCAACATCGACGGCCTGATCGCCAACGCCGGCACCATCGGGTTCATCTCGGCGGTCTCACTGCTGCTCACCGGTCTCGGCTGGATCGACTCGTTGCGCGCCTCGATCCGGTCGATGCACGAGCTGGACGACCAGCCCGGGAACGCGCTGAAGCTGAAGCTCACCGATCTCGGTGCGCTGGTCGGCCTCGGCCTGATCGGGCTGGTCGCCACGGCCGCGTCGTCGATCCTCACCGGGCTGTCGCAGCAGATCGTCGGCTGGACCGGCCTGGAGGGGACCTGGCTGGCGAACTGGGGGCTGGACTCGGTCAGCGTGATCATCGGGATCGCGTCCGGCGCCGTGCTGTTCGTGTACATGCTCAGCGCGCTGCCGCGGATCGTGCTGCCGCGCAAGGTCGCGCTGATCGGCGCGCTGGCCGGTGGGGTGCTGTTCTTCGCGGCGCAGAAGCTGGGCAACTTCTACGTCTCCAACGTGATCGGCAACAACGCCGCGTACGGCGCGCTGGCGCTGCCGCTGGCATTGCTGGTGTGGATCTACCTGATGACGCGGGCGATCATGCTGATCGCTGCGTGGACCAAGGAAGCGACGCTCGACCATCGCTGGCACACGGGCGAGGCCGAGGAGGCCGCTCGCGCCGCGATGCCGTTCGAGACGGATTCGGATGCCGTCGGGACGTGGAACGTACGGCGGCGGCCGACGGGCGCGGTCGGGACGACCGCGGTGCCGGCGGGTGGGCCGGACGAGGAAGGGCTGCTTCCTGGGCCGCCGGGGAAGCGGTTCAAGGTGGTGCCGATTCCGGCGAAGAAGGCCGATACGGTCGCGGTCGCGGCCGGTGCGCTGCTCGGGATGACGGCGACGGCCATCACCGTGCAGTTGGCGAGGGCTGCTCGCTCGTTCCGCCGCTGA